The genomic segment TTATTAAAGGTCGAAAATCGCGACAAGCCCTTATCCTCCAGCGATTGATTAATCGCGCTGAACGTCCGTTTAACCTCCTCTTTCTGCTTGCCTACGTTTCCCGATTGAAGCATGACGGGCTGGCCCGCGACTTTTTCGAAACGCAGCTCGCAAGCAGCGCATTCCAAGCGGTCTTGATAATCGGTAACATTGCCTTTGCATTTGGGACATGCTAGCGCAATCCCTGATGTATGCCATTTGATGCTCAATTTGACTCCTCCTCGGTTTGTTTATCGTTTCCGCTTGCGTGATCTAGCTATCAGCCGTTCGCGCTGCTATAGTTGCGTATCGCCTTGTTCCACAACACCCGAACGCTAATCAAGAGAAGCACGGGCGCTGCGGCGCCCCACATCATCTGATCTATCCTTAAAGCGTTCATTGCAGCGAGTGGAGCGAAATTCGTAATGACAAGGAACGGCAGCACATATACACCGATTCGCTGGATCCATCTGCCGTAGATAGGCATCGGCATATTGTTGGCATCCCAGATTGCGTAGAAAATGCTGGATAATCCGCCGGTATTCACAAACCAGAATGAAAGCAGCGCCGGAACGATCATTAGGCAATACGTGATTATGACGCCGATGCCAAGGAATAGCATATACAAGACGATAGAATACGCCGTGAGTGGGATCTCCATTGCGTTCCAGCCGATTGCCACCATTGCAACGCCTGCGACCACGTTCGGGATTGGCATGCCCAAATCCAAGTATCGGAGCGAAACGAGAAACTGCAGGGAGATCGGCTTCACAATCATCAGGTCGAGCGAACCGTTTCTTACGTACTCGGGCATGCGGACGAAATTCGTAAAGAACAGGCCAGAGTACACGCCAGTCATGATGGTGTACGTACCGACGAACATAAGCATGCCATCAGGGGTAATGCCGTCAATATGCAGATCTGTTTTGTACACAACCACAACGTAAAGCAGCTTCGAAATCAGATAGGCTAGCTCCACCGCCAAGCCAAGCACGAA from the Paenibacillus sp. BIHB 4019 genome contains:
- a CDS encoding ABC-2 family transporter protein, with the protein product MKGRLGTLNNYLIIYGLFVKNCLIAQLEYRANFVLGLAVELAYLISKLLYVVVVYKTDLHIDGITPDGMLMFVGTYTIMTGVYSGLFFTNFVRMPEYVRNGSLDLMIVKPISLQFLVSLRYLDLGMPIPNVVAGVAMVAIGWNAMEIPLTAYSIVLYMLFLGIGVIITYCLMIVPALLSFWFVNTGGLSSIFYAIWDANNMPMPIYGRWIQRIGVYVLPFLVITNFAPLAAMNALRIDQMMWGAAAPVLLLISVRVLWNKAIRNYSSANG